A stretch of the Comamonas testosteroni TK102 genome encodes the following:
- a CDS encoding PepSY-associated TM helix domain-containing protein: MQPAKKQSGAGKGSFRQAQAWLHTWCGLWFSWLLYAVFLTGTLAVFEEPITHWMTPEHHAHERAEARQAGTVPQAQASLSQRLQWGMAYMERQHPGADMWELWPADSKGGGDLRVYWFDREGQYAAAQLDPKSGSAMDASEAPKVRQTLGGHHFVDFHYQLHAGQLGLWIVGIAALAMLVALVSGVITHRRIFKDFFTFRARKGQRSWLDMHNAVAVLTLPFQFMIAYTGIAISCSTFMPAGIAAYFGSSAEALKSFQVALNEPGKPQRSGQAMPVPDLESFVLRGQALIGQPVRAVVIDYPGDAAARIGVYGWNDADDLSKRLSPTSGMAMFSAATAELQQLRLPGGVDGGAAALTQSVIGGLHMATYGGLPLKWLYFVCGLAGSAMMATGAILFMVKRRAKHQGEFGASTSMVYRMIEAANVAAIAGLGIACVGFLWANRLLPVEMPLRSRWELAVFFALWMLALMHALLRSPSMAWRDQMAALAVLCLLLPVLSFVTTGDHLAAYLQEGDWESAGVEIFSLAVGVAAAAAAAWAWMRRAESFKAVRKQKPAETSQNLAVAVDPGAVRKESLP; encoded by the coding sequence ATGCAGCCGGCAAAGAAGCAATCGGGTGCAGGCAAAGGCAGCTTCCGTCAGGCCCAGGCATGGTTGCATACCTGGTGTGGCCTATGGTTCTCCTGGCTGCTGTATGCCGTTTTTCTGACGGGTACGCTGGCCGTCTTCGAAGAGCCCATCACCCATTGGATGACCCCTGAGCATCATGCCCATGAGCGAGCCGAGGCCAGGCAGGCAGGCACTGTGCCGCAAGCACAGGCTTCCCTGAGTCAGCGTCTGCAATGGGGCATGGCATACATGGAGCGGCAACACCCTGGTGCAGACATGTGGGAGCTCTGGCCTGCAGACTCCAAAGGGGGCGGGGATTTGCGCGTCTACTGGTTCGATCGCGAGGGGCAGTATGCGGCGGCCCAGCTGGATCCGAAGTCCGGCAGCGCCATGGACGCCTCTGAAGCTCCCAAGGTGCGCCAGACATTGGGAGGTCATCATTTTGTGGACTTCCACTACCAGCTGCATGCAGGACAGCTCGGACTCTGGATTGTGGGCATCGCCGCGCTTGCCATGCTGGTGGCGCTGGTCAGCGGAGTGATTACCCATCGACGAATCTTCAAGGACTTCTTCACCTTCCGCGCCCGCAAAGGACAGAGAAGCTGGCTGGACATGCACAACGCCGTGGCGGTGCTGACTTTGCCTTTCCAGTTCATGATCGCCTACACAGGTATCGCCATATCGTGCTCGACCTTCATGCCTGCCGGTATTGCGGCCTACTTCGGCAGCAGTGCCGAAGCCCTCAAGTCTTTTCAGGTGGCGCTGAATGAACCAGGCAAGCCACAGCGCTCGGGGCAAGCCATGCCGGTGCCGGATCTGGAGTCTTTCGTGCTGCGCGGGCAGGCCTTGATCGGACAGCCTGTGCGGGCTGTGGTGATCGACTACCCCGGAGATGCTGCTGCGCGTATCGGTGTCTATGGCTGGAATGATGCCGATGATCTGAGCAAGCGTCTCAGTCCCACCAGCGGCATGGCCATGTTCTCGGCTGCCACCGCAGAGCTGCAGCAGCTGCGCCTGCCGGGTGGCGTGGATGGCGGAGCGGCCGCGCTCACGCAATCGGTGATCGGCGGGCTGCATATGGCGACATATGGCGGGCTGCCGCTGAAGTGGCTTTACTTTGTCTGTGGCCTGGCTGGCAGCGCCATGATGGCCACGGGGGCGATCCTCTTCATGGTCAAGCGGCGCGCCAAACACCAGGGAGAGTTTGGTGCCAGCACCTCCATGGTCTACCGGATGATCGAAGCCGCGAATGTGGCAGCGATTGCGGGGCTGGGTATCGCCTGCGTGGGTTTCTTGTGGGCCAACCGTTTGCTGCCCGTCGAGATGCCGCTGCGCTCCAGATGGGAGCTGGCGGTGTTCTTTGCGCTTTGGATGCTGGCGCTCATGCACGCACTGCTGAGGTCGCCGTCCATGGCCTGGCGTGATCAGATGGCGGCGCTGGCGGTGCTTTGTCTTCTGTTGCCGGTGCTGAGCTTCGTGACGACCGGCGATCACCTGGCTGCCTATCTTCAGGAAGGTGACTGGGAAAGCGCAGGGGTGGAGATTTTTTCTCTGGCTGTCGGGGTGGCTGCGGCTGCAGCTGCAGCCTGGGCCTGGATGCGCAGGGCCGAAAGCTTCAAAGCTGTGCGAAAACAGAAGCCCGCTGAGACATCCCAGAACCTGGCCGTTGCCGTGGATCCCGGTGCAGTGCGGAAAGAGAGTCTGCCATGA
- a CDS encoding TonB-dependent siderophore receptor — translation MPFRLHATAVAVSVLCLLPGIGHAQEDAGSTLAEVTVQEKAVPNVYGESSDSYVPSAVEVGKAAQSLREVPQSVTVVTRQRMDDQAMRTLDDVMNYTTGITREETWLDTTYLSRGMNITNFRFDGGAASSSRSGSRSLDMAQFDSVSVLRGADGLFGAGEAGGVLNFTYKRPQAKRQTQVLLSGGTMSNYRAELDTTGALNESGTLRGRFVAVNHDRKEMATPSTLKRQMLYGALEMDLTSSTVATLGASYQKDRNTGFNASLPRYADGSDIGFARNTNFGAPWNWINRENTTVFAKLEQQLGNDWLLKTQLRHTRFNEGVNGAEIESSPDPITLQGADWWIHQARSRERETSFDINLQGGFDAFGQRHDVILGFDQHRNSNTYRSLWPRVGPADVFNRIPPQDPGYPLGDWTSGSQAKTQKSGLYGSIRLRPVERWSVVLGGRYVLQDRNTQHDMNGALTASSRESNVFVPYMGLMHELTKSTNLYFSTAEIYQSQAGKFSAPLPGTPLDPVRGRTYELGVKSELTPNLIASAALFRTDKKGEAVYDPAYPQTDWRGGCCYFRDGFKLSQGIDLEMTGRITPNLQLAVGYTYNSNEDRRKDSAQFSTVTPRHLFKAWADYRLSGDLRGWSVGGGVVAQSSNYRASGISAYNPATGRYDGAWTPYNFTSPGYAVWSARAAYAFNKDWSVAVNVGNLFDKTYYSTVGYAGYGNFYGEKRTVTVLLKGRF, via the coding sequence TTGCCATTTCGTCTTCACGCCACGGCTGTGGCAGTCAGTGTGCTCTGCCTGCTGCCCGGTATCGGTCATGCACAGGAGGATGCTGGATCGACACTTGCGGAAGTGACCGTGCAGGAGAAGGCCGTTCCCAATGTCTATGGGGAGTCGAGTGACTCCTATGTGCCAAGCGCGGTGGAAGTCGGCAAAGCGGCGCAGTCTCTGCGCGAGGTTCCGCAGTCGGTGACGGTGGTGACCCGACAGCGAATGGACGATCAGGCCATGCGCACGCTCGATGATGTGATGAACTACACCACCGGGATCACGCGCGAAGAGACCTGGCTGGACACCACCTATCTGTCCCGCGGCATGAACATCACCAACTTCCGCTTTGATGGCGGTGCTGCCAGCTCCTCTCGTTCAGGCAGCCGCAGTCTGGACATGGCGCAGTTTGACAGCGTCAGTGTGCTGCGCGGGGCCGACGGTCTGTTCGGCGCGGGCGAGGCAGGCGGAGTTCTGAACTTCACCTACAAAAGGCCCCAGGCCAAGCGTCAGACGCAGGTTCTGCTTTCCGGCGGAACCATGAGCAACTACCGCGCCGAGCTGGACACCACGGGCGCGTTGAACGAAAGCGGAACTCTGCGCGGCCGTTTCGTGGCCGTGAACCATGACCGCAAGGAAATGGCCACGCCCTCCACGCTCAAGCGGCAGATGCTGTATGGGGCGCTGGAGATGGACCTGACGTCCAGCACAGTCGCCACACTGGGTGCCAGCTATCAGAAAGATAGAAATACGGGCTTCAATGCCAGCCTGCCGCGCTATGCGGACGGCAGTGATATCGGCTTTGCGCGCAATACCAACTTTGGCGCGCCCTGGAACTGGATCAATCGCGAAAACACCACGGTCTTTGCCAAGCTGGAGCAGCAGCTCGGCAACGACTGGCTTCTCAAGACCCAGCTAAGGCACACCCGCTTCAATGAAGGCGTGAACGGCGCGGAGATTGAGAGTTCGCCAGATCCCATCACGCTGCAGGGGGCTGACTGGTGGATTCATCAAGCCAGGTCACGCGAGCGTGAAACCAGCTTCGACATCAATTTGCAGGGTGGCTTCGATGCCTTCGGTCAACGGCACGATGTGATCCTTGGTTTCGATCAGCACCGAAACAGCAATACCTATCGGAGCCTGTGGCCGAGAGTGGGGCCGGCCGACGTCTTCAACCGGATTCCACCGCAAGACCCGGGCTATCCGCTCGGTGACTGGACCAGCGGCTCGCAGGCAAAAACGCAAAAGAGCGGCCTCTATGGCTCTATTCGCCTGCGTCCCGTTGAGCGCTGGTCCGTGGTTTTGGGCGGACGCTATGTGCTGCAGGATCGCAATACCCAGCACGACATGAATGGCGCGCTCACGGCCAGCAGCCGGGAGTCGAATGTCTTTGTGCCCTATATGGGGCTGATGCATGAGCTGACCAAGTCCACCAATCTGTATTTCAGCACCGCCGAGATCTATCAGTCTCAGGCCGGAAAGTTCTCAGCACCGCTGCCTGGAACGCCGCTGGATCCGGTGCGTGGCCGTACCTACGAGCTGGGTGTCAAAAGCGAGCTGACCCCCAATCTGATCGCCAGTGCGGCATTGTTTCGTACCGACAAGAAAGGCGAAGCCGTTTACGACCCCGCTTACCCCCAGACCGATTGGCGCGGCGGTTGCTGCTACTTCCGCGACGGCTTCAAGCTGAGCCAGGGCATCGATCTTGAGATGACGGGGCGAATCACTCCCAATCTGCAGCTGGCTGTGGGCTATACCTACAACAGCAACGAAGACAGACGCAAGGACAGCGCCCAGTTCAGCACGGTCACGCCGCGCCATCTGTTCAAGGCCTGGGCGGACTATCGCTTGAGCGGCGACTTGCGCGGCTGGAGCGTGGGCGGCGGTGTGGTGGCGCAGAGCTCGAATTACCGGGCTTCGGGCATCAGCGCTTACAACCCGGCTACGGGCCGTTATGACGGAGCCTGGACGCCTTACAACTTCACTTCCCCGGGCTACGCCGTCTGGTCTGCACGTGCTGCCTATGCGTTCAACAAGGACTGGAGCGTAGCCGTGAATGTCGGCAACCTGTTTGACAAGACCTACTACAGCACAGTTGGTTATGCGGGCTACGGCAACTTCTACGGCGAAAAGCGTACGGTTACCGTGTTGCTCAAGGGCCGTTTCTGA